In Trichocoleus desertorum NBK24, the following are encoded in one genomic region:
- the dnaG gene encoding DNA primase: MDIPRLHPDTIEQVKQKADIVDIVSEHVVLRKQGKDFVGLCPFHDDKSPSFSVSPSKQFYYCFSCGAGGNTIKFLMELGKNSFSDVVLDLARRYQVNVKTLAPEQRQELQRQLSVREQLYEILSITAKFYEHALRQPQGKVALDYLQDSRHLSQETIQQFQLGYAPAGWETLYGYLVDQKHYPVELVDQAGLILPRKSGGGYYDRFRDRLMIPILDIQGRVIGFGGRTLSDEQPKYLNSPDTDLFDKGKTLYGLDKARAAIAKQDQAVVVEGYFDVIALHAAGITNVVASLGTALSVAQVKQLLRYSESKQVVFNFDADAAGVKAAERAIGEVADLAYQGQVQLRVLNIPEGKDPDEFLHTHSPEHYRSLLERAPLWLDWQIQQALQGQDLRQADQFQQSILAIVKLLGNLPNTPLRTHYIHQCAGFLSQGDARLALQLEENLRTQVRGQRWHGRSQKWEKPTDYTLREAAEAQLLRIYIHCPAHRLEVHAALKQRELEFSLSHHRFLWRQILDIEEPTIDEETRDSLTLRFDKGEDKWVTDWEENTEVDLLTALQDRCTESPEEIKRVLHILQLDETAKLDILRPSLAIRTATASLERIMCEKRCRHLLKMWEEATQAILADPDKVQILDSLEQSLDAAFDTEALRFQKLFYDERRYLQELDRQRCVTPLDLLEVPQLG; this comes from the coding sequence ATGGACATTCCTCGGCTGCATCCTGACACTATTGAGCAAGTCAAGCAAAAAGCTGACATTGTCGATATAGTTTCTGAGCATGTCGTGCTGCGGAAACAGGGAAAAGACTTTGTCGGGCTTTGCCCGTTCCATGATGACAAGTCTCCGAGCTTCAGCGTCAGTCCCAGCAAGCAGTTTTACTATTGCTTTAGCTGTGGAGCTGGAGGCAACACGATCAAGTTTCTGATGGAGTTGGGCAAAAACTCTTTCAGCGATGTGGTGCTGGATCTGGCCCGGCGCTACCAGGTCAATGTCAAAACTTTGGCTCCAGAACAGCGCCAAGAACTGCAACGGCAGCTTTCGGTGCGGGAGCAGTTGTATGAAATTTTGTCCATTACGGCTAAGTTCTACGAGCATGCCCTGCGACAACCTCAAGGAAAGGTCGCCCTAGACTACTTACAAGATTCTCGGCACTTGAGCCAGGAAACCATTCAGCAGTTTCAATTGGGTTACGCTCCAGCGGGTTGGGAGACGCTGTACGGCTATTTGGTAGACCAGAAGCATTATCCGGTGGAATTGGTAGACCAAGCGGGGTTGATTTTGCCGCGCAAATCGGGGGGTGGCTACTATGACCGCTTCCGCGATCGCCTGATGATCCCGATTCTAGATATTCAGGGTCGCGTGATTGGCTTTGGGGGCCGCACCCTCAGCGATGAGCAACCCAAGTACCTCAACTCCCCGGATACCGACCTGTTTGACAAAGGCAAAACTCTGTATGGGCTAGACAAGGCCCGCGCCGCGATCGCCAAGCAAGACCAAGCAGTAGTCGTAGAAGGCTATTTTGACGTGATTGCCCTGCATGCGGCGGGAATTACCAATGTGGTCGCGTCTTTAGGCACTGCCTTGAGTGTGGCCCAAGTGAAACAACTGCTGCGCTACAGCGAGTCGAAGCAGGTTGTATTCAACTTTGATGCTGATGCTGCGGGAGTGAAGGCGGCAGAACGGGCGATCGGGGAAGTGGCTGACTTGGCGTATCAAGGCCAGGTGCAGTTGCGGGTGCTGAATATCCCCGAAGGCAAAGACCCCGACGAGTTTTTGCACACTCATTCTCCAGAGCATTACCGCAGCTTGCTAGAAAGAGCGCCCCTCTGGTTAGACTGGCAAATTCAGCAAGCACTCCAAGGCCAAGACCTCAGGCAAGCCGACCAGTTTCAGCAGTCGATTCTGGCGATCGTCAAGCTATTGGGCAATTTACCCAATACACCCCTGCGAACTCACTACATTCATCAGTGTGCTGGGTTTTTGAGCCAAGGGGATGCCCGACTAGCCCTGCAACTCGAAGAAAATCTCCGTACCCAGGTGCGGGGGCAGCGTTGGCACGGGCGATCGCAAAAATGGGAAAAACCCACCGACTACACCCTACGGGAAGCAGCCGAAGCGCAACTCCTCCGCATCTACATCCACTGTCCTGCCCATCGCCTAGAAGTTCATGCGGCTCTCAAGCAACGCGAGTTAGAGTTTAGTTTGTCTCATCACCGCTTTTTGTGGCGGCAAATTCTTGACATTGAAGAACCAACTATTGATGAGGAGACCCGTGACTCACTTACTTTGCGCTTTGATAAGGGCGAAGATAAATGGGTGACTGATTGGGAAGAGAATACGGAGGTTGACTTACTCACGGCGCTGCAAGACCGTTGTACAGAGTCTCCAGAAGAAATTAAGCGAGTCTTGCACATTCTCCAACTCGACGAAACCGCCAAGCTAGATATTCTGCGTCCTAGTTTAGCGATTCGCACCGCCACTGCCAGCCTAGAGCGAATTATGTGCGAGAAACGTTGTCGTCATCTGCTAAAAATGTGGGAAGAAGCCACTCAAGCGATTCTGGCTGACCCCGACAAAGTACAAATTTTAGATTCTCTAGAACAGAGCTTAGATGCGGCTTTTGATACGGAGGCACTGCGATTTCAAAAGCTGTTTTACGACGAAAGACGCTATCTGCAAGAACTCGATCGCCAACGCTGTGTTACGCCACTCGACCTATTAGAAGTACCTCAGTTGGGCTAG
- a CDS encoding pentapeptide repeat-containing protein: MQNPIQNEVKIAWYQRLAAACFSLFLMALAGVMIWGAIATPAWAEDYNKAFLVGADFSGRVLVDSSFTKANLRGINLSHTDLRGVSFFGANLEAANLEGANLSNATLDTARLSDANLTNAILEGAFAFNAKFERAVIDGADFTDVEFRQDAQALLCKVAKGTNPVTGRDTRDTLYCD, translated from the coding sequence ATGCAGAACCCAATTCAGAATGAAGTGAAGATAGCTTGGTATCAACGCCTAGCTGCTGCTTGTTTCAGTTTGTTCTTGATGGCCTTGGCTGGGGTGATGATTTGGGGGGCGATCGCGACTCCTGCTTGGGCTGAGGACTATAACAAGGCTTTCTTAGTGGGAGCTGACTTTTCGGGCCGTGTTTTAGTAGACTCCAGCTTTACTAAAGCCAACCTGCGCGGTATTAATCTTAGCCACACAGATTTGCGAGGCGTGAGTTTCTTTGGAGCCAACTTGGAAGCTGCCAATTTAGAGGGAGCAAACCTCAGCAACGCCACCCTAGATACAGCCCGCCTATCAGACGCGAATTTGACCAATGCCATTCTCGAAGGAGCCTTTGCCTTCAATGCTAAGTTTGAGAGAGCCGTAATCGATGGCGCAGATTTTACTGATGTAGAGTTCCGCCAAGATGCTCAAGCTTTGCTTTGTAAGGTGGCTAAAGGCACTAACCCTGTGACTGGACGCGATACCCGCGACACGCTTTACTGCGACTAG
- a CDS encoding YraN family protein, whose translation MNPAPPQPPRSPRSSQSKGEIGLLGEALVAEWLKAQGWVVLHQRWHCRWGEIDLIAQQPATQQPATQPATPGQRRSPSASLVFVEVKTRSSNNWDADGLLAITAHKQSKLWQTAELFLSSHPELAELPCRFDVALVACQALSKAQPQPENISEDKIQAARLAISTAISNRREAIAQGQPIAIGSYKLSFKDYIQAAFT comes from the coding sequence ATGAATCCTGCACCACCGCAACCCCCGCGATCGCCCCGCTCGTCTCAGTCCAAGGGCGAAATTGGGTTGTTGGGAGAAGCCTTGGTTGCGGAGTGGTTAAAAGCTCAAGGTTGGGTAGTGCTACATCAGCGTTGGCATTGTCGTTGGGGCGAAATTGACCTGATTGCCCAACAACCTGCGACCCAACAACCTGCAACCCAACCTGCAACGCCAGGACAAAGGCGATCGCCCTCAGCTTCGCTGGTATTCGTAGAAGTTAAAACTCGGAGTAGCAATAATTGGGATGCGGACGGATTGCTCGCCATCACTGCCCACAAGCAGAGCAAGCTCTGGCAGACAGCAGAATTATTTTTGTCCAGTCATCCTGAACTAGCAGAATTACCTTGTCGCTTTGATGTAGCGCTGGTGGCATGCCAAGCTCTATCAAAAGCCCAACCGCAGCCTGAAAATATTAGTGAAGACAAGATTCAGGCTGCAAGGTTGGCAATAAGCACTGCAATCAGCAATCGTAGAGAGGCGATCGCCCAAGGGCAACCTATTGCGATTGGCAGTTATAAACTGAGCTTTAAAGACTATATTCAAGCTGCTTTCACTTAA
- the queA gene encoding tRNA preQ1(34) S-adenosylmethionine ribosyltransferase-isomerase QueA: protein MNFTAKPHDFNSSAQPITPAIAPEPTSDQSLSAYDYELPEERIAQNPVEPRDQARLLVLNSPTQHSHRIFRDLPDLLQPGDLLVLNNTRVIPARLYGRKPGGAAIEVLLLEPQPQPDCWLALVKPGRRLKPGAEIEFSPDPTAPPRLKATVLATDATTGGRIVQFEVPNGESLQTRLAELGQVPLPPYITQSEAEPERYQTVYAAQPGAVAAPTAGLHFTPELLTRLQAQGIDQAFVTLHVGVGTFRPVEAEDITQHAMHSEWVEVPADTVAKIQQTKAQGGRVIAVGTTVVRTLEGVAQQAEQNGNQPGELQPYQGKVNLFIYPGYRWRVVEGLITNFHLPCSSLLMLVSALVGRPRLMALYKEAIAEQYRFYSFGDAMLVLPEARI, encoded by the coding sequence ATGAACTTCACGGCCAAACCTCACGATTTTAATTCTTCAGCTCAGCCCATCACTCCGGCGATCGCGCCTGAGCCTACCTCCGACCAATCACTGAGCGCCTATGACTACGAGCTACCCGAAGAGAGAATTGCCCAAAACCCAGTAGAACCAAGGGATCAGGCTCGGCTGCTCGTCCTCAACTCCCCGACTCAGCATAGCCACCGCATCTTTCGGGACTTGCCAGATCTCCTGCAACCGGGAGATTTGCTGGTGCTCAATAATACCCGTGTGATTCCAGCCAGGTTGTACGGTCGTAAGCCAGGGGGCGCTGCGATCGAAGTCTTGCTTCTAGAACCCCAACCCCAACCGGACTGCTGGCTGGCTTTAGTCAAACCTGGTCGGCGGCTGAAGCCAGGAGCAGAAATTGAGTTTAGCCCAGATCCAACTGCGCCACCTCGTTTGAAAGCCACGGTGTTAGCCACCGATGCCACGACCGGGGGGAGAATTGTGCAGTTTGAGGTGCCCAATGGAGAGTCATTGCAGACACGGTTGGCCGAACTTGGTCAAGTGCCTTTGCCACCCTACATTACCCAATCTGAGGCAGAACCAGAGCGCTACCAAACGGTTTATGCAGCTCAGCCTGGAGCCGTGGCAGCCCCGACCGCAGGCTTGCACTTTACCCCTGAGCTATTGACACGGCTACAAGCTCAAGGCATTGACCAAGCTTTTGTTACTTTGCATGTCGGAGTTGGCACGTTTCGGCCCGTAGAAGCGGAGGATATTACTCAACACGCCATGCATAGCGAGTGGGTAGAAGTGCCAGCCGATACGGTTGCGAAGATTCAACAAACCAAAGCCCAAGGAGGGCGCGTGATTGCTGTGGGAACAACGGTCGTTCGCACCTTGGAAGGAGTAGCGCAGCAAGCTGAGCAGAATGGCAACCAGCCTGGGGAATTGCAGCCTTACCAAGGCAAAGTGAATTTGTTTATTTATCCTGGCTATCGCTGGCGCGTGGTGGAAGGATTAATTACCAACTTCCATTTACCTTGCTCTAGTTTGCTGATGTTAGTTAGTGCGTTGGTGGGACGCCCACGCTTGATGGCTTTGTACAAGGAAGCGATCGCGGAACAGTATCGTTTCTATTCGTTTGGAGATGCCATGTTGGTGTTACCAGAGGCCAGAATTTAA
- a CDS encoding rhodanese-like domain-containing protein: MNMGMGRSLVFKLLRRWIAWQYPQVRWVTTIELAKWRKNPARIQPLLLDARTAAEYEVSHLETAQRIDPATPDLTALNQINKNKPVVVYCSIGYRSAKVAAQLQQAGFTQVYDLEGSIFQWANEARPLFQAEQPTTQVHPYNAQWGLLLKPEYRAECQESSSPGSSPTSPN, translated from the coding sequence ATGAATATGGGTATGGGGCGATCGCTCGTCTTCAAGTTACTTAGACGCTGGATTGCTTGGCAATACCCTCAAGTCCGTTGGGTCACGACTATAGAACTGGCTAAATGGCGCAAAAATCCTGCTCGAATCCAACCGCTATTATTAGATGCCCGAACTGCGGCTGAGTATGAGGTCAGCCATTTAGAAACAGCCCAACGGATCGATCCAGCTACTCCTGACTTGACCGCTCTGAACCAGATTAATAAAAATAAGCCCGTAGTCGTCTACTGCTCAATTGGGTATCGCAGCGCTAAAGTCGCGGCCCAATTGCAGCAGGCAGGATTCACGCAGGTTTATGACTTAGAGGGCAGCATTTTTCAGTGGGCCAACGAAGCACGACCTCTCTTTCAAGCCGAGCAACCCACGACCCAAGTGCATCCCTACAACGCTCAGTGGGGCTTATTGCTCAAGCCTGAGTATCGGGCAGAGTGCCAGGAAAGCTCATCCCCAGGCTCATCTCCAACCTCTCCAAATTGA